The Mycetohabitans endofungorum genome contains a region encoding:
- a CDS encoding entericidin: MTRMIATILMLAGCNTVSGAGQGISTGGGAVTNFAEKAK; this comes from the coding sequence ATGACGCGTATGATCGCTACAATACTCATGCTGGCCGGATGCAACACGGTGTCTGGCGCAGGGCAAGGTATCTCCACGGGCGGCGGGGCGGTAACTAACTTCGCGGAGAAGGCGAAGTAG
- the dusA gene encoding tRNA dihydrouridine(20/20a) synthase DusA, producing the protein MTHFDAHRARRICVAPMMDWTDRHCRYFHRQLSRHVYLYTEMVTTGALLFGDVARHLSFMPQEAPIALQLGGSEPDELARCAKLAERWGYDEVNLNCGCPSERVQRGAFGACLMKEATLVADCVKAMCDAVAMPVTVKHRIGVDAIDDYEFVRDFVGTVAQGGCRVFIVHARNAILKGLSPKENREIPPLKYDYAYRLKHDFPEFEIVINGGIKTLDEAHEHLHHVDGVMIGREAYHNPFLLADVDRRFYEPSALVRTRGEIEQAMIEYLRAEQARGTYIGAVTRHMLGLYRDQPGARGWRRVLSDHRKLATGDPRIFDEARAMLNARPLGYDRMAKAHAE; encoded by the coding sequence ATGACCCATTTCGACGCCCATCGCGCCCGACGCATCTGCGTCGCGCCGATGATGGATTGGACCGACCGCCATTGCCGCTATTTCCACCGGCAGTTATCCCGCCACGTCTACCTATACACGGAAATGGTGACGACTGGCGCGCTGTTGTTTGGCGACGTCGCACGACACCTGTCGTTCATGCCACAGGAGGCCCCGATTGCATTACAGCTCGGCGGCAGCGAGCCGGACGAGCTCGCCCGCTGCGCGAAACTGGCAGAGCGGTGGGGCTACGATGAAGTCAACCTGAATTGCGGCTGTCCGTCCGAGCGGGTGCAGCGCGGCGCGTTCGGTGCGTGCCTCATGAAGGAGGCAACGTTGGTCGCCGATTGTGTGAAGGCAATGTGCGATGCGGTCGCAATGCCCGTGACGGTCAAGCATCGGATCGGCGTAGACGCGATCGACGACTATGAGTTCGTGCGCGACTTCGTGGGCACGGTGGCGCAAGGTGGATGTCGCGTATTTATCGTTCACGCGCGCAACGCGATACTGAAGGGCCTGTCGCCGAAAGAGAACCGCGAGATTCCACCGTTGAAGTATGACTACGCGTACCGACTCAAGCACGACTTCCCTGAGTTCGAGATCGTCATCAATGGCGGCATCAAGACGCTCGATGAGGCGCATGAACACCTGCATCACGTCGACGGCGTGATGATCGGGCGCGAAGCCTATCACAACCCCTTTCTGCTGGCAGACGTCGATAGGCGCTTCTACGAGCCGTCGGCGCTGGTGCGCACGCGCGGCGAGATCGAGCAGGCGATGATCGAGTACCTTCGGGCCGAACAAGCTCGGGGCACCTACATCGGCGCCGTCACGCGGCATATGCTCGGGCTTTATCGCGACCAGCCTGGCGCGAGAGGGTGGCGTCGCGTGTTGTCGGATCATCGAAAGCTGGCCACTGGCGATCCGCGCATATTCGACGAGGCGCGCGCCATGCTCAACGCCCGCCCGCTCGGGTACGATCGCATGGCGAAAGCGCATGCCGAGTGA
- a CDS encoding IS5 family transposase, which produces MGPKTPAPEGDLFRQPLREQINLKHPLVRLADLIDCDRLSTAMSASFVSQRGRPATSPRLIAGLLYLQHAFDLSDEDVVWQWLENPYWQVFTGQTYLQTKPPIDPSSLTRWRKRLGEAGVEELLAETIEAAKRANVIKTSSLKRVIVDTTVMEKAIAHPTDSRLLERCREHLVKAAARHRLKLRQNYNREAPRLASQVGRYAHAKQYKRMNKALRTLRSRVGRVMRDVQRQLDGVAEQSRAALEALLGRTKRILTQKHKDKNKLYALHAPEVECLAKGKPRKPYEFGVKVSITTTHKEGLVIGARSMPGNPYDGHTLAEALEQAAILSDVQPQMAVVDRGYKGVAVDGVKLYHPGLRRGITRGLRAMIRRRSAIEPAIGHMKSDGKLDRNWLKGTLGDAIHAVLCGAGHNLRMILRKLRLFCALIWLALLNREAHMVSAA; this is translated from the coding sequence ATGGGTCCGAAGACGCCGGCGCCAGAGGGAGATTTGTTCCGCCAGCCGCTGCGCGAGCAGATCAACTTAAAGCATCCATTGGTTCGTCTGGCCGATCTGATTGATTGTGACCGATTGAGCACGGCGATGAGCGCGAGCTTCGTGTCGCAGCGCGGCCGGCCGGCAACGTCGCCGCGTTTGATCGCGGGGCTGCTGTACTTGCAGCATGCGTTCGACTTGTCGGATGAGGACGTGGTCTGGCAATGGCTGGAGAACCCATATTGGCAGGTGTTCACCGGCCAGACGTACTTGCAGACGAAGCCGCCGATTGATCCGTCGAGCCTGACGCGCTGGCGCAAGCGGCTAGGCGAAGCCGGCGTTGAAGAACTGTTGGCCGAGACGATCGAAGCGGCCAAACGCGCGAACGTCATCAAGACTTCGAGCCTGAAGCGGGTGATCGTCGATACGACGGTGATGGAAAAGGCGATTGCGCATCCTACCGACTCGCGTCTGCTCGAGCGTTGCCGGGAACATCTGGTCAAAGCGGCCGCCCGGCACAGGCTGAAGCTGCGGCAAAATTACAATCGCGAGGCGCCGCGTCTGGCAAGCCAGGTAGGCCGCTATGCGCATGCGAAGCAGTACAAGCGGATGAACAAAGCGCTGCGCACTTTGCGTTCTCGAGTAGGACGCGTGATGCGTGATGTCCAGAGGCAGCTGGACGGCGTCGCTGAGCAAAGTCGCGCGGCGTTGGAAGCGCTGCTTGGCCGCACGAAGCGAATTCTCACGCAAAAGCACAAGGACAAAAACAAGCTGTATGCGCTGCATGCGCCGGAAGTCGAGTGCTTGGCGAAAGGCAAACCACGCAAGCCGTACGAATTCGGCGTGAAGGTGTCGATCACGACGACGCACAAGGAGGGTCTGGTAATCGGAGCTCGTTCGATGCCCGGCAATCCCTACGATGGACACACGCTAGCCGAAGCGTTGGAACAGGCGGCGATCCTAAGCGACGTTCAGCCGCAGATGGCTGTCGTGGACCGCGGCTACAAGGGCGTCGCGGTCGATGGCGTGAAGCTCTATCATCCCGGCTTGCGACGCGGCATCACGCGCGGCCTGCGAGCAATGATTCGGCGTCGCAGTGCAATCGAGCCGGCCATCGGACACATGAAGTCAGACGGCAAGCTCGATCGAAATTGGCTCAAGGGTACGCTGGGCGATGCGATTCATGCGGTGCTGTGCGGCGCCGGCCACAACCTGCGCATGATCCTGCGCAAGCTGCGGCTTTTTTGCGCCCTGATCTGGCTTGCTCTGCTCAATCGTGAGGCTCACATGGTGTCAGCAGCATGA
- a CDS encoding HigA family addiction module antitoxin — protein sequence MAREVPLATPGEILAREWLEPMGISQYALAKAIEVPPRRINEIIKHGRAITADTAVRLGAFFGVDPQSWMSLQTHYDTEMTKERIGAEKIAAIRQLATSV from the coding sequence ATGGCACGGGAAGTTCCGCTGGCGACGCCTGGTGAAATTCTGGCACGCGAATGGCTTGAGCCAATGGGCATTTCGCAATATGCTCTGGCGAAAGCGATCGAGGTGCCACCGCGTCGTATCAACGAGATCATTAAACACGGTCGTGCCATCACGGCTGATACAGCTGTGCGGTTGGGCGCTTTCTTTGGTGTTGATCCGCAAAGCTGGATGAGCCTCCAGACGCACTACGATACGGAAATGACGAAGGAGCGGATCGGTGCCGAGAAAATCGCTGCGATCCGGCAACTTGCAACGTCGGTTTGA
- a CDS encoding type II toxin-antitoxin system mRNA interferase toxin, RelE/StbE family codes for MVARYRAHDLSGGWVGYRDCHIKPELLLTDLPKVEFRHSLTPLGSHSEIFGC; via the coding sequence TTGGTCGCTCGCTACCGTGCCCACGACCTTTCCGGCGGTTGGGTAGGCTACCGCGATTGCCACATTAAACCCGAACTACTACTGACTGACCTACCGAAAGTCGAATTCCGACATTCATTAACGCCGCTTGGTTCACACAGTGAAATATTCGGGTGTTAA
- a CDS encoding DUF2939 domain-containing protein yields the protein MTSASFKRLFAAGVALASVLAGVLSYASPYIVLSRLEHAADARDAEAVNRYVDYPALRTSLKQELNAQIARAVGTHADDSPLAQAVASVGTMVGSALIAPIVEIYATPDGVAALLAGMPPHDVASDTAPPGPVRAPQADATRGAAVSGASASTGSSTPGGRQPVAGTSRSGGAQVSAGYRGINEFVVRYRAEPKEPPYTTIFHRTGVFSWQLVGVKLNGS from the coding sequence ATGACATCGGCCTCATTCAAGCGTCTTTTCGCCGCAGGGGTGGCACTAGCTAGCGTGCTGGCAGGCGTGCTCAGTTACGCGTCGCCTTATATCGTCCTGAGCCGCCTGGAGCATGCAGCCGATGCACGCGACGCCGAGGCGGTCAATCGATACGTCGACTACCCTGCATTGCGTACCAGTCTGAAACAGGAACTCAATGCACAAATCGCGCGCGCGGTCGGCACGCATGCGGATGATTCGCCGCTGGCGCAGGCAGTCGCGAGTGTCGGCACGATGGTCGGCTCCGCATTGATCGCACCTATTGTCGAGATTTATGCGACGCCAGACGGCGTAGCTGCGTTGCTAGCCGGCATGCCCCCGCACGATGTGGCGAGCGACACGGCACCACCGGGCCCGGTGCGGGCTCCGCAAGCCGATGCGACACGCGGCGCAGCCGTTTCGGGCGCCTCGGCTTCAACCGGTTCCAGTACGCCAGGCGGCCGGCAGCCCGTGGCCGGCACGTCCAGAAGTGGCGGCGCTCAAGTGAGCGCCGGCTATCGCGGCATCAACGAGTTCGTGGTCCGATATCGCGCTGAGCCGAAGGAGCCGCCATATACAACGATTTTTCATCGCACCGGCGTCTTCAGTTGGCAACTTGTCGGCGTCAAACTCAACGGTTCATGA
- the lexA gene encoding transcriptional repressor LexA: MTKLTVRQQQVYDLIRRAIERTGFPPTRAEIAAELGFSSANSAEEHLRALARKGVIELAAGASRGIRLLSTDDGPRHYTLPHPALMQLSLPLVGRVAAGSPILAQEHIAQRYACDPALFASRPDYLLKVRGMSMRDAGIFDGDLLAVQKQHDAKEGQIVVARLGDDVTVKRFHRLANGIELIAENPDYENIVVSPGQEDFELEGVAVGLIRPNAF, translated from the coding sequence ATGACTAAACTCACCGTCCGTCAGCAGCAGGTCTACGACTTGATCCGCCGCGCGATCGAGCGCACCGGCTTTCCGCCGACGCGCGCCGAGATTGCTGCAGAACTCGGCTTCAGCTCGGCCAATTCGGCCGAAGAGCACTTACGCGCGCTGGCGCGCAAAGGGGTGATCGAACTGGCGGCGGGTGCGTCACGCGGGATCCGGTTGCTGTCGACGGACGACGGACCGCGCCACTACACGCTACCGCATCCGGCGCTCATGCAGTTGTCGCTGCCGCTAGTCGGTCGCGTCGCGGCCGGCAGTCCGATCCTGGCTCAGGAGCATATCGCGCAGCGTTACGCGTGCGACCCAGCGTTGTTTGCGAGCCGGCCCGACTATCTTCTGAAAGTGCGCGGGATGTCGATGCGCGATGCGGGAATCTTCGACGGAGACCTGCTGGCCGTACAGAAACAGCACGACGCGAAAGAAGGCCAGATCGTGGTGGCGCGGCTGGGCGACGATGTAACGGTCAAGCGCTTCCATCGACTGGCGAATGGTATCGAACTGATCGCGGAAAATCCGGATTACGAGAACATCGTCGTAAGCCCAGGACAGGAAGATTTCGAACTGGAAGGCGTTGCGGTCGGCTTGATCCGTCCCAACGCATTCTAA
- a CDS encoding sulfate ABC transporter substrate-binding protein has translation MSEQVTGRARQCDSASAWRRLAAAWVLTGGVVVSGTSVAGSTLLNVSYDPTRELYQDVNQAFAKEWKAKTGESVLFKQSHGGSGAQARSVIDGLQADVVTLALAYDIDAIAKKGLMDADWQKRLPDNASPYTSTIVFVVRKGNPKRIKDWDDLVKPGVSIITPNPKTSGGARWNYLAAWAYALHQPGGNEQKAREFVAKLYKNVGVLDSGARGATTSFVQRGIGDVLLAWENEAFLSLKEFGPDTFEIVVPSVSILAEPPVALVDKVVDRHGTRKLAQAYLNFLYTEQGQQIAAKHFYRPRSSKVPEALTRPFPKLKLYTVDDTFGGWANAQKVHFADGGVFDSIYQPQ, from the coding sequence ATGAGTGAACAGGTAACGGGGCGGGCGCGGCAGTGCGACAGCGCATCGGCGTGGCGGCGCCTGGCCGCGGCATGGGTGCTGACGGGCGGCGTCGTGGTCAGCGGCACGTCCGTCGCGGGCAGCACACTACTCAATGTATCGTACGACCCGACGCGGGAGCTGTACCAGGATGTGAATCAGGCGTTCGCAAAGGAATGGAAGGCCAAGACCGGTGAGAGCGTTTTGTTCAAGCAGTCGCACGGCGGCTCAGGCGCGCAGGCGCGCTCGGTCATCGATGGCTTGCAGGCGGACGTCGTCACGTTGGCGCTGGCCTACGATATCGACGCGATCGCCAAGAAGGGACTGATGGATGCGGATTGGCAAAAACGCTTGCCGGACAATGCGTCGCCGTACACGTCGACGATCGTGTTCGTCGTGCGCAAAGGCAATCCGAAACGTATTAAGGACTGGGACGATCTGGTCAAGCCGGGCGTGTCCATTATTACACCGAACCCGAAGACCTCCGGTGGCGCACGTTGGAACTACTTGGCTGCATGGGCGTACGCGTTGCACCAGCCGGGCGGTAATGAGCAAAAGGCGCGCGAGTTTGTCGCAAAGCTGTACAAGAATGTCGGAGTGCTCGATTCCGGCGCGCGGGGAGCGACCACCAGCTTCGTGCAGCGCGGCATCGGCGACGTGCTGCTCGCCTGGGAAAACGAGGCATTTCTATCGCTCAAGGAATTCGGGCCCGATACATTTGAGATCGTGGTGCCATCGGTCAGCATCCTGGCTGAACCGCCGGTCGCGTTGGTCGATAAGGTGGTGGACCGACACGGCACGCGCAAGCTCGCGCAAGCTTACCTGAACTTCCTGTACACCGAGCAGGGCCAGCAGATTGCGGCGAAGCACTTCTATCGGCCGCGCTCGAGTAAGGTGCCCGAGGCGCTGACCCGGCCGTTCCCAAAGCTCAAGCTGTATACGGTCGACGATACATTCGGCGGATGGGCGAATGCTCAAAAAGTGCATTTTGCTGACGGTGGAGTATTCGATTCGATTTATCAGCCACAGTAA
- the cysT gene encoding sulfate ABC transporter permease subunit CysT, with product MSRFSFRKPSALPGFGVTLGITVAYLGLVVLIPLAATFLKTATLTWPEFARAVASPRVLASYRLTFCASLGAALLNAVFGLLVAWVLVRYEFPFKRLVDAVVDLPFALPTAVAGIALAAVYSGNGWVGSLLAPLDIKVAFTPLGMLVALTFIGMPFVVRTVQPVLEDFEREQEKAAACLGATRWLAFRRVVLPSLLPALLTGFALAFARALGEYGSVIFIAGNVPMKSEITSLLIITKLEQYDYAGATALAVVMLLVSFLLLLAINTLQWVLQRRTSSTRRAMPSGVAPSVVVAGGAQ from the coding sequence ATGAGTCGTTTTTCTTTTCGCAAGCCCAGTGCGTTGCCCGGGTTCGGTGTCACGCTCGGTATCACGGTGGCGTATTTGGGCCTAGTGGTGCTGATTCCGCTCGCCGCGACCTTCTTGAAGACGGCGACATTGACGTGGCCCGAGTTTGCACGTGCCGTCGCATCGCCGCGCGTGCTGGCCTCGTACCGGCTTACGTTCTGCGCGTCGCTGGGCGCCGCGCTGCTCAATGCAGTGTTCGGCCTTCTCGTAGCATGGGTGCTGGTGCGGTACGAGTTTCCGTTCAAGCGGCTCGTCGATGCGGTGGTCGATTTGCCGTTCGCTTTGCCCACTGCGGTCGCTGGCATTGCGCTGGCCGCCGTCTATTCGGGTAACGGCTGGGTGGGCTCGCTGCTCGCCCCGCTCGACATCAAGGTGGCGTTCACGCCGCTCGGGATGCTGGTCGCGCTGACTTTCATTGGCATGCCGTTCGTGGTACGCACCGTGCAGCCGGTGCTGGAGGACTTCGAGCGAGAGCAGGAGAAGGCCGCTGCCTGCCTCGGTGCGACGCGCTGGCTGGCCTTTCGCCGTGTGGTCCTGCCTTCGTTGCTGCCCGCGTTGCTGACGGGTTTTGCGCTCGCGTTTGCGCGCGCACTTGGCGAATATGGCTCGGTGATTTTCATTGCGGGCAATGTGCCAATGAAGTCTGAAATCACATCATTGTTGATCATCACGAAGCTGGAACAGTACGACTATGCGGGTGCGACGGCACTGGCAGTCGTGATGTTGCTCGTATCGTTCCTGCTGCTATTGGCGATCAACACGCTGCAATGGGTGCTGCAGCGGCGCACATCCAGTACGCGCCGCGCGATGCCGTCTGGCGTTGCACCGTCCGTGGTCGTGGCTGGAGGGGCGCAATGA
- the cysW gene encoding sulfate ABC transporter permease subunit CysW, which translates to MSQQATQSAVAIGTSVQSRRAPRVGATTELRAVRWALTAIALLFLGLFLVLPLVAVFYQALAKGVGAYLSALTDPDALSAIKLTLITAVIAVPLNVVFGLCASWAIAKFEFRGKSLLTTLIDLPFSVSPVISGLIYVLMFGAQGWFGPWLQDRNVQIIFAVPGIVLATVFVTFPFVARELIPLMQAQGADEEEAARVLGASGWQIFRRVTLPNVKWGLLYGVILCNARAMGEFGAVSVVSGHIRGQTNTMPLHVEILYNEYNFVAAFAVASLLALLALVTLALKLIAQRRLTQTSSEPAAS; encoded by the coding sequence ATGAGCCAGCAAGCCACTCAATCGGCGGTCGCGATCGGCACTAGCGTGCAGTCGAGGCGGGCACCGCGCGTGGGCGCGACGACCGAGCTACGTGCGGTACGTTGGGCGCTGACTGCGATCGCGCTGCTTTTTCTCGGCCTGTTCCTAGTGCTGCCGCTGGTCGCGGTGTTCTATCAGGCGCTAGCCAAGGGCGTGGGGGCCTATCTGAGCGCCCTGACCGACCCGGATGCGCTGTCGGCAATCAAGCTAACATTGATCACGGCGGTAATTGCCGTGCCGCTGAACGTCGTATTCGGCTTGTGCGCGTCATGGGCAATTGCAAAGTTCGAGTTCCGCGGCAAGAGTCTGCTGACCACGCTGATCGACTTGCCATTTTCGGTATCGCCGGTGATCTCCGGGCTAATCTACGTGTTGATGTTCGGCGCGCAAGGTTGGTTCGGCCCGTGGCTACAGGATCGCAACGTGCAGATCATCTTCGCGGTGCCGGGCATCGTGCTGGCGACGGTGTTCGTCACGTTTCCGTTTGTTGCGCGCGAGTTGATCCCGCTGATGCAGGCGCAGGGCGCCGACGAGGAGGAAGCGGCCCGCGTGCTGGGGGCCTCCGGCTGGCAGATCTTTCGGCGCGTGACGTTGCCCAACGTCAAGTGGGGCCTATTGTATGGTGTGATCTTGTGCAACGCCCGCGCCATGGGTGAGTTTGGTGCCGTCTCGGTGGTTTCTGGCCACATTCGCGGGCAGACCAACACGATGCCCCTGCATGTGGAAATTCTCTACAACGAATACAACTTCGTCGCCGCGTTCGCGGTCGCGTCGCTACTGGCGTTGCTTGCGCTGGTGACGCTCGCGCTGAAGTTGATCGCGCAACGACGGCTCACCCAGACGTCGAGCGAGCCGGCAGCCAGCTAG
- a CDS encoding sulfate/molybdate ABC transporter ATP-binding protein has translation MGIIVRNLQKHFGDFAALDNVSLEFPSGELVALLGPSGCGKTTLLRVIAGLEYADAGQVVLYGQDVNDVGARERQVGFVFQHYALFRHMTVFENVAFGLRVKPRRERPSEAQIREKVYELLKLVQLDWLAQRYPSELSGGQRQRIALARALAVEPKVLLLDEPFGALDAKVRKELRSWLRRLHDDLHISTIFVTHDQEEALEVADRIVVLNHGRVEQIGSPQDVYDHPGSAFVYEFLGAANRLSGTLSEQGFVTHGEGVRIAARGDFSGPALAFVRPHDLRLLPQAGTAQDGIRVDVRRIVPLGGSVRVELQAQAGQTLEAELDRDAWRALGLDVGDGVTAVPRAVRVFPAQR, from the coding sequence ATGGGCATTATCGTTCGCAACTTGCAAAAGCACTTTGGCGATTTCGCCGCGCTCGACAACGTGTCGCTGGAATTCCCGTCCGGCGAACTGGTCGCGCTACTCGGGCCGTCCGGCTGCGGCAAGACCACGCTGCTGCGCGTGATTGCAGGTTTGGAGTATGCGGACGCGGGTCAGGTCGTGCTGTACGGGCAGGACGTGAACGACGTCGGCGCGCGCGAGCGTCAGGTCGGTTTCGTGTTCCAGCACTATGCGCTGTTCCGTCATATGACGGTGTTCGAGAACGTCGCGTTCGGGCTGCGTGTGAAGCCGCGTCGCGAACGACCCTCAGAGGCGCAAATCCGGGAAAAGGTCTACGAGCTGCTCAAGCTTGTACAACTGGATTGGCTTGCGCAACGCTATCCATCTGAGCTGTCGGGCGGACAGCGCCAACGCATTGCGCTGGCGCGTGCGCTTGCGGTCGAGCCCAAGGTATTGTTGCTCGACGAGCCGTTCGGCGCGCTCGATGCCAAGGTGCGTAAGGAGCTACGCAGTTGGTTGCGGCGTCTGCATGACGACTTGCATATCTCGACCATCTTTGTCACGCACGACCAAGAGGAGGCACTGGAGGTGGCAGACCGGATCGTGGTGCTCAATCACGGCCGTGTCGAGCAGATCGGTAGCCCGCAGGACGTCTATGATCATCCGGGCAGTGCGTTCGTCTATGAATTTCTCGGCGCGGCGAATCGGCTGTCCGGCACGCTGAGCGAACAGGGCTTCGTGACGCACGGCGAAGGCGTACGGATCGCCGCGCGGGGTGACTTCAGCGGACCAGCGCTCGCCTTCGTGCGGCCGCACGATCTACGACTGTTGCCGCAGGCGGGCACCGCGCAGGACGGTATCCGCGTGGACGTGCGGCGGATCGTGCCGCTGGGCGGCTCGGTGCGCGTCGAGCTTCAGGCTCAGGCTGGCCAGACGCTGGAAGCGGAACTCGATCGTGACGCATGGCGCGCGCTGGGGCTGGACGTCGGCGACGGCGTGACCGCAGTGCCGCGCGCCGTGCGGGTGTTTCCCGCGCAACGATGA
- a CDS encoding CysB family HTH-type transcriptional regulator, whose amino-acid sequence MNFQQLRFVREAVRQNMNLTEVANVLYTSQSGVSKQIKDLEDELGVDIFIRRGKRLTGLTEPGKAVHTLIERMLLDAENLRRVARQYADQDTGHLVVATTHTQARYSLPKVVHRFKAMYPKVHLALRQGSPHQIAQMVINGDADIGIATEGLDRYGEIVTFPGYSWHHTVVVRSEHPLATRPAVTLEDIADYPIITYDQDFTGRSHVDQAFVRAGVAPDVVLTAIDADVIKTYVELGLGVGIVAAMAYDPKRDSELVALDTQHLFEPSTTRVGLRKGAFLRAYAYRLIEMFAPHLTEAEVSGQLREAA is encoded by the coding sequence ATGAACTTCCAACAACTGCGCTTCGTGCGCGAGGCCGTGCGCCAAAACATGAATCTGACCGAAGTGGCGAATGTGCTGTACACGTCGCAATCGGGGGTATCCAAGCAAATCAAGGATCTCGAGGACGAGCTTGGTGTCGATATCTTCATCCGCCGGGGCAAGCGGCTCACTGGCTTGACGGAGCCCGGCAAGGCCGTGCACACGCTGATTGAGCGCATGTTGCTCGATGCGGAAAACCTGCGCCGCGTCGCGCGGCAGTATGCCGATCAGGACACCGGCCATCTGGTGGTCGCCACCACGCACACGCAAGCGCGCTACTCACTGCCCAAGGTTGTGCATCGTTTTAAGGCGATGTATCCGAAGGTCCATCTCGCGCTGCGCCAGGGTAGCCCGCACCAGATCGCGCAGATGGTGATCAACGGCGACGCGGATATCGGCATCGCGACCGAGGGCCTGGACCGCTACGGCGAGATCGTGACGTTCCCAGGCTACTCATGGCACCACACCGTCGTGGTGCGAAGCGAGCATCCGCTCGCGACCCGGCCCGCAGTGACGCTGGAGGATATTGCCGACTACCCGATCATCACGTACGACCAGGATTTCACGGGACGCTCGCACGTGGATCAGGCGTTCGTGCGGGCCGGTGTTGCACCGGACGTGGTGCTGACGGCGATCGACGCGGACGTGATTAAGACGTATGTCGAATTGGGACTGGGCGTAGGCATTGTCGCTGCGATGGCGTACGATCCGAAGCGAGACAGTGAGTTGGTGGCACTGGACACACAGCACTTGTTCGAGCCGAGCACGACCCGCGTCGGACTGCGCAAGGGCGCGTTCTTACGCGCCTATGCATACCGGTTGATCGAGATGTTCGCGCCCCACTTGACCGAGGCCGAGGTGTCCGGCCAGTTGCGCGAAGCCGCCTGA